The following coding sequences lie in one Pseudoxanthomonas sp. SE1 genomic window:
- a CDS encoding DMT family transporter: MPMTPTAKAQLQIHLCVLLWGFTPILGKLISLSALPLVWWRMLIVVVALAFLPRVWRGLRAMPAKLILAYCGIGLIVALHWLTFYGAIKLSNASVAVTCIALAPAFTSVIEPWLTRRPFSWRELLFGVTVLPGVALVVGGIPDGMRLGVLVGALSALLVALFGPLNKRLIDHGEPLTITGLELGAGTLLLTLLAPVMPMLFPAFAGDLFVLPGLRDGALLLVLSLACTLLPFALSLVALKHLSAYGVQLVTNLEPVYAILLAIVLLGEQRELTPLFYLGVGIILAAVFLHPLAQRPKRIEHPEVLGTSEAKNIVE, encoded by the coding sequence ATGCCGATGACACCGACCGCCAAGGCCCAGTTGCAGATCCACCTGTGCGTGCTGCTGTGGGGCTTCACGCCCATCCTGGGCAAGCTGATCAGCCTGTCCGCGCTGCCGCTGGTGTGGTGGCGCATGCTGATCGTGGTGGTCGCCCTCGCTTTCCTGCCGCGCGTGTGGCGCGGCCTGCGTGCGATGCCGGCGAAGTTGATCCTCGCCTACTGCGGCATCGGCCTGATCGTGGCGCTGCACTGGCTGACGTTCTATGGCGCCATCAAGTTGTCGAACGCGTCCGTGGCGGTGACCTGCATCGCGCTGGCGCCGGCCTTCACCTCGGTGATCGAGCCCTGGCTGACGCGCCGGCCGTTCTCCTGGCGCGAACTGCTCTTCGGCGTGACCGTCCTGCCGGGCGTGGCGCTGGTGGTCGGAGGGATTCCCGACGGCATGCGGCTGGGCGTGCTGGTGGGTGCGCTGTCGGCGCTGCTGGTGGCGCTGTTCGGTCCGCTCAACAAGCGTCTGATCGACCATGGCGAACCGCTGACGATCACCGGCCTGGAACTCGGCGCGGGCACGCTCCTGCTGACCCTGCTCGCGCCGGTGATGCCGATGCTGTTCCCGGCGTTCGCCGGCGACCTGTTCGTGCTGCCCGGCCTGCGCGACGGCGCCCTGCTGCTGGTGCTGTCGCTGGCCTGCACGCTGCTGCCGTTCGCGTTGTCGCTGGTCGCGCTGAAGCATCTCAGCGCGTACGGCGTGCAGCTGGTGACCAACCTCGAACCCGTCTACGCCATCCTGCTGGCGATCGTGCTGCTGGGCGAACAGCGCGAACTCACGCCGCTGTTCTACCTGGGCGTGGGCATCATCCTGGCGGCGGTGTTCCTGCATCCGCTCGCGCAGCGACCGAAGCGCATCGAACACCCGGAAGTGCTGGGCACGTCTGAAGCCAAGAACATCGTCGAATGA
- a CDS encoding DUF1176 domain-containing protein, translating to MKTSHVHSLRLPFAAALLALSMASTASAAMPVYREMKDWVVACDNTARCEAIGMQEAYPQLILRLVVDAGPAGEPVLSLESEAPVSARDLRLDGEPFAVAALLQPATTTDEGVQRIGHDGAQVRTFLDAVRHGARLQAGTGEEAPTASLAGLSAALLLIDETQGRLGTTTALLRRGPLPAARVPAAPAVPAPIRAVVAPLLDEAETRRLVTRVRLQAADEVQREDCFVEPDTAHDEAHALDDDEALVALECWRGAYQSSSLLFRLRRDGAGVPARVRLTVPVQDEGAPRVIDAFTSIGFGQGRLFHFAKGRGLADCGESAAWTFDGRDFRLQGYHRLGWCRGGNPGDWPALWRTRSD from the coding sequence ATGAAGACATCGCACGTCCACAGCCTGCGCCTGCCCTTCGCCGCGGCCCTCCTCGCGCTGTCGATGGCGTCCACCGCCTCCGCGGCCATGCCCGTGTACCGCGAAATGAAGGATTGGGTGGTGGCCTGCGACAACACCGCGCGTTGCGAAGCAATCGGCATGCAAGAGGCGTATCCGCAGCTCATCCTGCGGCTGGTGGTCGACGCGGGCCCCGCGGGCGAACCGGTGCTGTCGCTGGAATCGGAGGCACCGGTATCCGCACGCGACCTGCGCCTGGACGGCGAGCCGTTCGCCGTTGCGGCGCTGCTGCAGCCAGCGACCACCACCGACGAAGGCGTGCAACGCATCGGGCACGACGGCGCGCAGGTACGCACGTTCCTCGATGCGGTCCGCCATGGCGCACGACTGCAGGCCGGCACCGGCGAGGAGGCTCCCACCGCCTCGCTCGCCGGCTTGTCGGCCGCCCTGCTGCTGATCGATGAAACCCAGGGCCGGTTGGGCACGACGACGGCCTTGCTCCGGCGCGGCCCGCTGCCGGCCGCGCGCGTGCCCGCCGCGCCGGCGGTGCCTGCGCCCATCCGTGCCGTGGTCGCACCGCTGCTGGACGAGGCGGAAACACGCCGCCTGGTCACGCGGGTACGGTTGCAGGCAGCGGACGAAGTACAGCGCGAGGACTGCTTCGTCGAACCGGACACCGCCCATGACGAGGCCCATGCCCTGGACGACGACGAAGCCCTCGTCGCCCTGGAGTGCTGGCGCGGCGCCTACCAGTCATCCAGTCTGCTGTTCCGCCTGCGGCGCGACGGTGCTGGCGTGCCCGCCCGCGTACGGTTGACGGTGCCCGTGCAGGATGAAGGCGCCCCGCGGGTGATCGACGCATTCACCAGTATCGGGTTCGGCCAGGGCCGGCTGTTCCATTTCGCCAAAGGCCGGGGCCTTGCCGACTGCGGCGAGAGCGCGGCCTGGACCTTCGACGGGCGCGACTTCCGCCTGCAGGGCTACCACCGCCTGGGATGGTGCCGCGGCGGGAATCCGGGTGACTGGCCCGCCCTCTGGCGCACCCGCAGCGATTGA
- a CDS encoding universal stress protein — protein sequence MKILLAVDGSEIGLAAVRHLVELSKSLADLPAVTLLYVDPPLLRSVALELGSDGVERYHAENGAYAMKKARIALKRAQLPFVEKIVVGEPAESIVKQAKSGKADLIVMGTHGRGALKQLLVGSVALKVIATSPVPVVVAR from the coding sequence ATGAAGATCCTGTTGGCCGTGGATGGAAGCGAGATCGGCCTGGCGGCCGTGCGGCACCTGGTGGAGCTGAGCAAGTCGTTGGCCGACCTGCCTGCCGTGACCCTGCTGTATGTCGATCCGCCGCTGCTGCGCTCGGTCGCGCTGGAACTCGGCAGCGATGGCGTGGAGCGTTACCACGCAGAGAACGGCGCCTACGCGATGAAGAAGGCGCGCATCGCGCTCAAGCGCGCGCAATTGCCCTTCGTGGAGAAGATCGTGGTGGGCGAGCCGGCCGAGAGCATCGTCAAGCAGGCCAAATCCGGCAAGGCGGATCTGATCGTGATGGGCACCCACGGCCGCGGCGCGCTGAAGCAGTTGCTGGTCGGTTCGGTGGCGCTGAAGGTCATCGCCACCAGTCCGGTGCCAGTGGTGGTCGCGCGCTGA
- a CDS encoding pseudouridine synthase, protein MTVRLNKHIADTGFCSRREADRLIAERRVTVNGIAAGVGAVVGEGDEVRVDGQSLKARAARAGKRKHVYIVLNKPVGVTCTTESSVKDNIVDFIGHEQRIFPIGRLDKDSEGLILLTSNGDIVNQILRAENRHEKEYLVAVNKPVTDEFLRGMARGVRVHGQMTLPCRTGRIAKFGFRITLTQGLNRQIRLMAAAFDYRVTQLRRVRIDNVKLGDLKPGRWRNLTDQELRGLLPQQETW, encoded by the coding sequence ATGACCGTCCGCCTCAACAAGCACATCGCCGATACCGGCTTCTGTTCCCGCCGCGAGGCCGACCGCCTGATCGCGGAGCGCCGCGTAACCGTCAACGGCATCGCCGCCGGCGTCGGGGCGGTGGTGGGCGAGGGCGACGAGGTGCGCGTGGATGGCCAGTCGCTGAAGGCGCGCGCCGCCAGGGCCGGCAAGCGCAAGCATGTCTACATCGTGCTCAACAAGCCGGTCGGCGTGACCTGCACCACCGAATCTTCGGTGAAGGACAACATCGTCGACTTCATCGGCCACGAGCAGCGGATCTTCCCGATCGGGCGTCTCGACAAGGATTCGGAAGGCCTGATCCTGCTGACCAGCAATGGCGACATCGTCAACCAGATCCTGCGCGCGGAGAACCGCCACGAGAAGGAGTACCTGGTGGCGGTCAACAAGCCGGTGACGGACGAGTTCCTGCGCGGCATGGCGCGTGGCGTGCGCGTGCACGGGCAGATGACGCTGCCGTGCCGGACCGGCCGCATCGCGAAGTTCGGCTTCCGCATCACGCTGACCCAGGGCCTGAATCGGCAGATCCGCCTGATGGCCGCGGCTTTCGACTATCGCGTCACCCAGTTGCGCCGGGTGCGGATCGACAACGTGAAGCTGGGCGACCTGAAGCCTGGCCGCTGGCGCAACCTCACCGATCAGGAACTGCGTGGCCTGCTGCCGCAGCAGGAGACCTGGTGA
- a CDS encoding EAL domain-containing protein, with product MDNREASVAGGTAGDDRNRGLQRRLPARVAALIVLSALGALLIAAVLETQAGATAYIIGESHWSKAQQRAVHSLYRYASHAQPADLADARVALRVPLGDRAGRLALERSPVDLEAARQGFLQGGNAPEDIGRLIWMYRMLGKAPYFRESVRLWREAEVEILHLVALADELEARAPGATRDGASVRAYQHRLMGIDARVRPKELAFSRSLAEGAHFMRRVLLGLSAVAFLALCAYALHVMRSTLRRVRETESEFRMAFHQSAVGMLKLDRDGRFTRANDALAKILGMPLHDIRLLHLSDVLHADDLRCDARGAIDWAHMLEPGERRLVRRDGDVRWVRWTASVVASRARSAERVFVLVEDVSEAHELACEIAHQASHDDLTGLINRREIARRLGSVLGQAHGCDGRHTLCYIDLDQFKLVNDTCGHEAGDRFLCHFASRVAAQLRREDWLGRLGGDEFAVLLHDTTLEEAEAAMARIHAALGESSFQWNGRTFGLNCSIGVAEINDAAVDVDWLLRAADAACYVAKEEGRNRIRCYRDSDPSLSRRRHELEWVAHTQLAIAEDRLLLYAQQIVALDGSQRLQYEVLVRLRDREGRLHAPGVFLPAMERYGQGMAVDCFVVDAVCRHFALHPAQLARVDLCHLNVSAQSIADPAFLEYVNLLLDRQPGVATRLCFEITETAVIANMDDACRFIDAMRTRGCRIALDDFGSGLSSFAYLRRLPVDILKIDGAFIRDLARGEADLALVRSMSQMGQALGKITIAEWVESDAVMAQLREVGIGLVQGYAVHVPCPLQDLMAAWESVPVPAHAEPA from the coding sequence GTGGACAACAGGGAAGCATCCGTAGCCGGCGGGACCGCCGGCGATGACCGCAACCGGGGCCTGCAGCGGCGGCTCCCGGCCCGGGTCGCGGCGCTCATCGTCCTGTCCGCGCTGGGCGCGCTGTTGATCGCTGCCGTGCTTGAAACGCAGGCGGGCGCCACCGCCTACATCATCGGTGAGAGCCATTGGTCCAAGGCGCAGCAGCGTGCCGTGCACAGCCTGTACCGCTATGCCAGCCATGCGCAGCCCGCCGATCTGGCGGATGCGCGGGTCGCCCTGCGTGTGCCACTGGGTGACCGTGCGGGCAGGCTGGCGCTCGAGCGTTCGCCCGTGGACCTGGAGGCCGCCCGCCAGGGGTTCCTGCAGGGCGGGAACGCGCCGGAGGACATCGGCCGCCTGATCTGGATGTACCGCATGCTGGGCAAGGCCCCGTACTTCCGCGAATCGGTGCGCCTGTGGCGCGAGGCGGAAGTCGAGATCCTGCATCTGGTCGCGCTCGCCGACGAGCTCGAGGCGCGTGCGCCAGGCGCCACGCGCGACGGCGCGAGCGTCCGTGCCTACCAGCACCGGCTGATGGGCATCGATGCGCGCGTGCGCCCGAAGGAACTGGCGTTCTCGCGCTCGCTGGCGGAGGGCGCGCATTTCATGCGGCGCGTCCTGCTTGGGCTCAGCGCGGTGGCGTTCCTGGCGCTCTGCGCGTACGCGCTGCATGTCATGCGCAGTACGCTGCGCCGCGTGCGCGAGACCGAAAGCGAATTCCGCATGGCGTTCCACCAGTCCGCGGTGGGCATGCTCAAGCTGGACCGCGATGGGCGTTTCACCCGGGCGAACGACGCGCTGGCGAAGATCCTCGGCATGCCGCTGCATGACATCCGCCTGCTGCACCTGTCCGATGTGCTGCATGCCGACGACCTGCGGTGCGACGCCCGTGGCGCCATCGACTGGGCCCACATGCTCGAACCGGGCGAGCGCCGCCTCGTGCGCCGTGATGGCGACGTGCGCTGGGTGCGCTGGACGGCCTCGGTGGTGGCGTCGCGCGCGCGCAGCGCGGAGCGGGTGTTCGTGCTGGTGGAAGATGTGTCCGAAGCGCATGAGCTCGCCTGCGAGATCGCGCACCAGGCCAGCCACGATGACCTCACCGGCCTGATCAACCGGCGCGAGATCGCCCGTCGGCTGGGGAGCGTGCTTGGACAGGCGCATGGATGCGATGGGCGGCACACGCTCTGCTACATCGACCTGGACCAGTTCAAGCTGGTCAACGACACCTGCGGGCACGAGGCGGGCGACCGCTTCCTGTGCCATTTCGCCAGCCGGGTGGCGGCGCAGCTGCGTCGTGAAGACTGGCTGGGACGCCTGGGCGGCGATGAGTTCGCCGTGCTGCTGCACGACACCACGCTGGAGGAGGCGGAAGCCGCGATGGCGCGCATCCATGCGGCGCTGGGCGAGTCGTCGTTCCAGTGGAATGGCCGCACGTTCGGCCTGAACTGCAGTATCGGCGTGGCCGAGATCAATGATGCGGCGGTGGACGTGGACTGGCTGCTGCGCGCGGCCGATGCCGCGTGCTACGTGGCCAAGGAAGAAGGGCGCAACCGCATCCGCTGCTATCGCGATTCCGATCCCAGTCTCTCGCGTCGTCGCCATGAACTGGAATGGGTGGCGCACACGCAGCTTGCGATCGCGGAAGATCGCCTGTTGCTCTACGCACAGCAGATCGTCGCGCTGGATGGCAGCCAGCGCCTGCAGTACGAAGTGCTGGTGCGCCTGCGTGATCGCGAAGGCCGGCTGCATGCGCCGGGGGTTTTCCTGCCGGCGATGGAGCGCTACGGGCAGGGCATGGCGGTGGACTGTTTCGTGGTCGATGCGGTCTGCCGGCATTTCGCGCTGCATCCCGCGCAGTTGGCGCGCGTGGATCTGTGCCACCTGAACGTGTCCGCGCAGTCCATCGCCGACCCCGCCTTCCTTGAGTACGTGAACCTGCTGCTGGACCGGCAGCCGGGCGTCGCGACGCGGTTGTGCTTCGAGATCACCGAGACCGCCGTGATCGCCAACATGGATGATGCCTGTCGCTTCATCGATGCGATGCGCACGCGCGGCTGCCGGATCGCACTGGACGATTTCGGCAGCGGTCTGTCTTCGTTCGCCTATCTCAGGCGGTTGCCGGTGGACATCCTCAAGATCGATGGCGCGTTCATCCGCGACCTCGCGCGCGGCGAGGCCGACCTGGCGCTGGTGCGATCGATGAGCCAGATGGGCCAGGCGCTGGGCAAGATCACCATTGCCGAATGGGTCGAAAGCGACGCGGTGATGGCGCAGCTGCGTGAGGTAGGCATCGGGCTTGTGCAGGGCTACGCCGTCCATGTGCCGTGTCCGCTCCAGGACCTGATGGCGGCATGGGAGTCCGTTCCTGTCCCCGCTCACGCGGAACCGGCCTGA
- a CDS encoding GGDEF domain-containing protein: protein MRENGDQRGGIAGWLLLLVALSCPVQAAPEPGRDYLVTGAPTSEQAPQRHCTAAMQAGLTERVEIPAPPEGWSGAPQAINVFNIFAGEVRVHHGDREVCGRMHDARTRDSRFRAGVGMVVVPPAGNRDPIEVAWAKPLKPGWIPTVRIGAPSPVQQVDTARLLVRTACVAIAIALAFMALMGFLSTRDRVFLGYALLCALSVLGQAVLSGLSGYPEPWLPIGNGESRWLVAFSCLGLPTLLYAMWLLVGGARAWPGTRRWLPWLTAGLCATSVAAGWLSQEGLSRLATGIDQGFAAGCVAILVLGLYFLRGQRADAIAAIAAVTPFLAMAAMDVVDSHLLIEYRVEAIQLSITWFLTVSAYVLNLRLGQLRRQRDEMRALADTDELTGLPNRRAGLKRLEQHMRDARAGAGPLAVGFLDIDLFKRINDVHGHAVGDRVLVAVAAHLTSMVRDPADVIRMGGEEFLVLLPGIGGATARTRLETMRTQVHATGTGLGIDGLQVTASIGLATLEPEDIDAASLLRRADEAMYRAKRAGRDQVVDAGAAPG from the coding sequence GTGAGGGAGAACGGGGATCAACGTGGCGGGATCGCAGGGTGGCTGTTGCTGCTCGTCGCGTTGTCGTGCCCGGTCCAGGCGGCGCCGGAACCCGGCCGCGACTACCTGGTCACCGGGGCGCCGACCTCCGAGCAGGCGCCGCAGCGCCACTGCACGGCCGCGATGCAGGCGGGGCTCACGGAGCGGGTCGAGATCCCCGCTCCACCGGAAGGGTGGTCGGGTGCCCCGCAGGCCATCAACGTGTTCAACATCTTCGCGGGCGAGGTGCGGGTGCACCACGGAGACCGTGAGGTATGCGGACGCATGCACGACGCCCGCACGCGCGATTCCCGGTTCCGTGCAGGCGTGGGCATGGTGGTGGTGCCCCCGGCGGGCAACCGGGACCCCATCGAGGTGGCGTGGGCCAAACCGCTGAAGCCCGGCTGGATCCCCACGGTCCGCATTGGCGCGCCCAGCCCGGTCCAGCAGGTCGACACGGCACGCCTGCTGGTGCGGACGGCATGCGTGGCCATCGCCATCGCGTTGGCCTTCATGGCGCTGATGGGTTTCCTGAGTACGCGCGACCGCGTCTTCCTGGGCTACGCCCTGCTGTGTGCGCTCAGTGTGCTGGGGCAGGCGGTGCTCAGTGGCCTGAGCGGCTACCCCGAACCCTGGCTGCCCATCGGCAATGGTGAATCCCGATGGCTGGTCGCATTTTCCTGCCTGGGCCTGCCGACGCTGCTGTACGCGATGTGGCTGCTCGTCGGTGGCGCGCGCGCCTGGCCCGGCACGCGTCGCTGGTTGCCGTGGCTTACGGCAGGCCTCTGCGCCACGAGCGTGGCCGCGGGGTGGTTGTCGCAGGAAGGCCTGTCGCGGTTGGCGACAGGCATTGACCAGGGCTTCGCTGCCGGCTGCGTCGCCATCCTGGTGCTGGGGCTGTATTTCCTGCGTGGCCAGCGCGCCGATGCCATCGCGGCGATCGCGGCCGTCACGCCGTTCCTGGCGATGGCGGCGATGGACGTGGTCGACAGCCATCTGCTGATCGAATACCGCGTGGAAGCGATCCAGTTGTCGATCACGTGGTTCCTGACCGTCAGCGCCTACGTGTTGAACCTGCGCCTGGGCCAGTTGCGCCGCCAGCGCGACGAGATGCGTGCCCTGGCCGACACCGATGAGCTCACCGGACTCCCGAACCGCCGCGCCGGCCTGAAGCGGCTGGAACAGCACATGCGCGACGCCCGCGCAGGTGCGGGGCCGCTGGCCGTGGGTTTCCTCGACATCGACCTGTTCAAGCGCATCAACGATGTGCATGGGCATGCGGTCGGCGACCGCGTGCTGGTGGCGGTGGCGGCCCACCTGACCTCGATGGTGCGCGATCCCGCGGATGTGATCCGGATGGGCGGCGAGGAATTCCTGGTGCTGCTGCCCGGCATTGGCGGCGCGACCGCGCGCACGCGCCTGGAAACGATGCGCACGCAGGTGCACGCGACGGGCACCGGGCTGGGCATCGATGGCCTGCAGGTGACCGCCAGCATCGGCCTGGCCACGCTCGAGCCGGAAGACATCGACGCGGCATCGCTGCTGCGCCGGGCCGACGAGGCGATGTACCGGGCCAAGCGGGCCGGGCGCGACCAGGTGGTCGACGCCGGGGCCGCCCCCGGATGA
- a CDS encoding DEAD/DEAH box helicase, with protein MSTESPSPAPLLFADLGLPAPVMAAVTAVGYETPSPIQAATIPAMLAGRDVLGTAQTGTGKTAAFALPVLANINPGAGSPQALVLAPTRELAIQVAEAFQKYAGKIPGFHVLPIYGGQSYYPQLQALKRGVHVVVGTPGRVIDHLERGSLDLSGLTTLVLDEADEMLRMGFIDDVETVLKKTPETRQVALFSATMPPAIRRIAQTYLKDPVEVNIASKTTTSANIRQRYWWVSGMHKLDALTRILEVEPFDGMIVFARTKAATEELADKLQARGLAAAAINGDMQQAAREKTIQQLKDGKLDILVATDVAARGLDVERISHVLNYDIPYDTESYVHRIGRTGRAGRTGDAILFVTPREKGMLRSIERATRQPIEEMQLPSVEAVNDRRVEKFLARITDTLASGKAGEFRALIERYEREQNVPAVDIAAALAQLVQGDTPLLLSQERTPREQRPVRSETYGNAPRRERDERPRRDDGPGERPARSFDKPERSRIERPDTDRPRADKPPRTDKPEVGMETYRIEVGHAHGVKPANIVGAIANEAGLESRYIGRIDIQHDHTTLDLPEGMPREVLMHLKKVWVSGQQLRIHKPGEGGGAGSAPPRKFGGPGAGKGKPRGDKPFGAGKPHRKGPPRE; from the coding sequence ATGTCCACCGAATCCCCCTCCCCAGCCCCGCTCCTGTTCGCCGACCTCGGTCTGCCGGCGCCGGTCATGGCCGCTGTCACCGCCGTGGGGTACGAAACCCCGTCGCCGATCCAGGCGGCCACCATCCCGGCGATGCTGGCCGGCCGCGACGTGCTGGGCACGGCGCAGACGGGCACCGGCAAGACCGCCGCCTTCGCGCTGCCGGTACTGGCCAACATCAATCCCGGCGCGGGCAGCCCGCAGGCACTGGTGCTGGCGCCCACGCGCGAACTCGCCATCCAGGTGGCCGAGGCGTTCCAGAAGTACGCGGGCAAGATCCCCGGCTTCCACGTGCTGCCGATCTACGGCGGCCAGAGCTACTACCCGCAGCTGCAGGCGTTGAAGCGCGGCGTGCACGTCGTGGTCGGTACGCCCGGCCGCGTGATCGACCATCTGGAGCGCGGCTCGCTGGACCTGTCCGGCCTGACCACGCTGGTGCTGGACGAAGCCGACGAAATGCTGCGCATGGGCTTCATCGACGACGTCGAGACCGTGCTGAAGAAGACCCCGGAAACGCGCCAGGTGGCGCTGTTCTCCGCGACCATGCCGCCGGCCATCCGCCGCATCGCCCAGACCTACCTGAAGGATCCGGTCGAGGTGAACATCGCCTCGAAGACGACCACCTCGGCCAACATCCGCCAGCGTTACTGGTGGGTCAGCGGCATGCACAAGCTGGATGCGCTGACCCGCATCCTGGAAGTCGAGCCGTTCGACGGCATGATCGTGTTCGCCCGCACCAAGGCTGCCACCGAGGAGCTGGCCGACAAGCTGCAGGCGCGAGGGCTGGCTGCGGCCGCGATCAACGGCGACATGCAGCAGGCGGCGCGCGAGAAGACCATCCAGCAGCTCAAGGACGGCAAGCTGGACATCCTGGTCGCCACCGACGTGGCCGCGCGCGGCCTGGACGTGGAGCGCATCAGCCACGTGCTGAACTATGACATTCCGTACGACACCGAAAGCTACGTGCACCGCATCGGCCGCACCGGCCGTGCCGGTCGCACGGGTGACGCGATCCTGTTCGTCACCCCGCGCGAAAAAGGCATGCTGCGTTCGATCGAGCGCGCCACGCGCCAGCCGATCGAAGAGATGCAGCTGCCCAGCGTGGAAGCGGTCAACGACCGCCGCGTGGAGAAGTTCCTGGCGCGCATCACCGACACGCTGGCCTCGGGCAAGGCGGGCGAGTTCCGCGCGTTGATCGAACGCTATGAGCGCGAGCAGAACGTACCGGCGGTGGACATCGCCGCCGCACTCGCGCAGCTGGTGCAGGGCGATACGCCGCTGCTGCTGTCGCAGGAACGCACGCCGCGCGAACAGCGCCCGGTGCGCAGCGAGACCTATGGCAATGCACCGCGCCGCGAACGCGACGAGCGTCCGCGTCGCGATGACGGCCCGGGCGAGCGCCCTGCACGCAGCTTCGACAAGCCCGAGCGTTCGCGCATCGAGCGCCCCGACACTGATCGTCCGCGCGCCGACAAACCGCCGCGGACCGACAAGCCGGAGGTGGGCATGGAGACCTACCGCATCGAAGTGGGCCACGCGCATGGCGTGAAGCCGGCCAACATCGTCGGCGCGATCGCCAACGAGGCGGGCCTGGAAAGCCGCTACATCGGACGCATCGACATCCAGCACGACCACACCACGCTCGACCTGCCCGAAGGCATGCCGCGCGAAGTGCTGATGCATCTGAAAAAGGTCTGGGTGTCCGGTCAGCAACTGCGCATCCACAAGCCGGGCGAGGGTGGCGGTGCGGGTTCTGCGCCGCCGCGCAAGTTCGGAGGCCCGGGGGCCGGCAAGGGCAAGCCGCGCGGTGACAAGCCGTTCGGCGCAGGCAAGCCGCACCGCAAGGGGCCGCCGCGCGAGTGA
- a CDS encoding sigma-70 family RNA polymerase sigma factor encodes MTTDTDARAGFQAQLLAHRGIVAKVAGTYAWHPDDRDDLMQDIATQLWRAWPGYDSARPFATWMYRIALNVAISHVRGRTRAPSPEAWHEDHHDLADPHAHDHEAREQVDLLYRFIQAQPPLDRALLLLYLEDRSHREMADVLGLSETNVATKISRLKQRLRNEL; translated from the coding sequence ATGACCACGGACACGGACGCCCGCGCAGGCTTCCAGGCCCAGTTGCTGGCCCACCGCGGCATCGTCGCCAAGGTCGCCGGCACGTATGCCTGGCACCCGGACGACCGCGACGACCTGATGCAGGACATCGCCACGCAGCTGTGGCGCGCGTGGCCGGGGTACGACAGCGCCCGCCCGTTCGCCACCTGGATGTACCGGATAGCGCTGAACGTGGCGATCTCCCATGTCCGCGGCCGCACGCGCGCGCCGTCGCCCGAGGCATGGCACGAAGACCACCACGATCTCGCCGACCCGCATGCGCACGACCACGAAGCGCGCGAGCAGGTCGACCTGCTGTACCGATTCATCCAGGCGCAGCCCCCGCTCGACCGCGCCCTGCTGCTGCTCTACCTGGAAGACCGCAGCCATCGCGAGATGGCCGATGTGCTGGGCCTGAGCGAAACCAACGTGGCGACCAAGATCAGCCGGCTGAAGCAGCGGCTGCGCAACGAACTCTGA
- a CDS encoding serine/threonine protein kinase → MEPDDLKLAWQTLSRRLERHDALQTHLLLEQRKQKALSSLRPLFWGQVAQMLFGIPFVLLAALLWIRGGQSADGLPWTVLAAGVVVQLYGIATVAMAGETLRRMREVDCAQPIIEIQTRLARLRRTYIVNGMLTGLPWWFMWVPVLVVLAGLGGDDLHARAPGLVWIGLGVGVAGLAATFWFHRWSRDPARPRLAKAMEDSVTGGSLRRARAQIEEIARFEAE, encoded by the coding sequence ATGGAACCCGATGACCTGAAACTCGCGTGGCAGACCCTGTCGCGCCGCCTGGAACGACACGACGCGCTGCAAACCCACCTGTTGCTGGAGCAGCGCAAGCAGAAGGCGTTGTCCAGCCTGCGCCCGCTGTTCTGGGGCCAGGTGGCGCAGATGCTGTTCGGCATCCCCTTCGTCCTGCTGGCCGCCCTGCTGTGGATCCGCGGCGGTCAGTCGGCCGACGGCCTGCCGTGGACGGTGCTGGCGGCTGGCGTGGTGGTGCAGCTCTACGGCATCGCGACAGTCGCGATGGCGGGCGAGACCCTGCGCCGCATGCGCGAGGTGGATTGCGCGCAGCCGATCATCGAAATCCAGACACGCCTGGCCCGTTTGCGCCGCACCTACATCGTCAACGGCATGCTGACCGGGCTGCCATGGTGGTTCATGTGGGTGCCGGTGCTGGTCGTGTTGGCAGGCCTGGGTGGCGACGACCTGCATGCGCGGGCGCCGGGCCTGGTCTGGATCGGCCTGGGCGTGGGCGTTGCCGGCCTGGCGGCGACCTTCTGGTTCCATCGCTGGTCGCGTGACCCGGCCCGTCCCCGGCTGGCCAAGGCCATGGAGGACAGCGTGACCGGCGGCAGCCTGCGGCGCGCACGCGCGCAGATCGAGGAGATCGCGCGCTTCGAGGCCGAGTGA
- a CDS encoding RNA-binding S4 domain-containing protein yields the protein MPRIDFDLDPPHDYVELNQLLKLAGIADSGGQGKAIVASGEVTVDGEVELRKTAKIRAGQVVRIGDAEIRVQAAAG from the coding sequence ATGCCACGCATCGACTTCGACCTTGATCCGCCCCACGACTACGTGGAACTCAACCAGCTGCTGAAGCTGGCCGGCATTGCCGACAGCGGCGGCCAGGGCAAGGCCATCGTGGCCAGCGGTGAGGTGACGGTGGATGGCGAGGTGGAACTTCGCAAGACGGCGAAGATCCGCGCGGGGCAGGTGGTCCGCATCGGCGATGCCGAGATCCGGGTGCAGGCCGCCGCTGGCTGA